One genomic window of Moorella glycerini includes the following:
- a CDS encoding response regulator, translated as MAMRVLIIEDNDLNLELLLAILEQLDLQMELLTATDGRQGWEIFQKEGPDLVFLDMQLPVVDGFILAGRMKQARPQTVIVGITAYAMTGDRERVLASGCDHYLAKPVTPAAVRNCSPRFLGSHKRAIQRPAALINA; from the coding sequence ATGGCCATGCGGGTGTTAATTATTGAGGATAACGATTTGAACCTGGAGCTGCTTCTTGCCATCCTGGAACAATTGGATCTCCAAATGGAACTCTTAACCGCCACCGATGGCCGCCAGGGGTGGGAGATATTTCAAAAAGAGGGGCCGGACCTGGTGTTTCTGGACATGCAGTTGCCGGTGGTGGATGGGTTCATCCTGGCCGGCCGCATGAAGCAGGCGCGTCCCCAGACAGTTATTGTGGGCATTACCGCCTATGCCATGACCGGGGACCGGGAAAGGGTGCTGGCCAGCGGGTGCGACCACTACCTCGCCAAGCCCGTCACCCCGGCCGCGGTGCGCAACTGCTCTCCCAGGTTCCTAGGTAGTCATAAGAGGGCCATACAGCGCCCTGCTGCCCTGATTAATGCTTGA
- a CDS encoding HD domain-containing phosphohydrolase has translation MQPIFSRKLLGMGSFPIFLSSILCCIMLPEMTGVELLRRVKSFPRLRSIPVVLLTAMEDLESKNAGFAAGADDYVTKPFQPVELCLRLRGLLRLNEYHDRLEEVDNILKSMVAIVEAKDVYTKGHSLRVAQLVAAMGREVNLEEEKMETLYRAGLLHDIGKIVVDSGCLNKPGPLEPKEMAVIRRHPETGAVILGQMQRTAPIVPLVRDHHEHLDGSGYPAGKRGQEISFLTRLLSCADVYDALTSDRPYRKAMPRESALGIIEAEVAKGWWDLEAFRLLERVVEMEEGYGHAGVNY, from the coding sequence ATGCAACCGATTTTCTCCAGGAAATTGCTGGGGATGGGGAGCTTCCCGATATTTTTATCTTCGATATTATGCTGCATTATGCTGCCCGAAATGACCGGGGTCGAGCTTTTGCGGCGGGTAAAATCCTTTCCCCGTCTGCGTTCCATCCCCGTCGTCCTGCTCACCGCGATGGAAGATCTGGAGAGTAAGAACGCGGGTTTTGCAGCCGGGGCTGACGATTATGTCACCAAGCCTTTCCAACCAGTGGAATTATGCCTGCGCCTGCGCGGCCTGCTCCGCCTGAACGAGTACCATGATCGCCTGGAAGAAGTAGACAACATCTTGAAATCCATGGTAGCCATCGTGGAAGCCAAAGACGTCTACACCAAGGGCCATTCCCTGCGGGTGGCCCAGCTCGTGGCCGCCATGGGCCGGGAGGTCAATTTGGAGGAAGAAAAGATGGAAACCCTGTACCGGGCGGGGCTGCTGCACGACATCGGTAAAATTGTCGTAGATTCCGGTTGCCTCAACAAGCCCGGGCCCCTAGAACCTAAAGAAATGGCCGTAATCAGGCGCCACCCCGAGACCGGGGCCGTCATCCTCGGCCAAATGCAACGCACCGCTCCGATAGTACCTCTGGTACGGGACCACCACGAGCACCTGGACGGCTCGGGCTACCCGGCAGGCAAGCGGGGACAGGAGATTTCCTTCCTGACCCGCCTGTTAAGCTGCGCCGACGTTTACGATGCCCTCACCAGCGACCGGCCCTACCGCAAGGCCATGCCCCGGGAAAGCGCCTTGGGTATCATTGAAGCAGAAGTCGCCAAGGGCTGGTGGGACCTGGAGGCCTTTCGCCTGCTGGAACGGGTGGTAGAAATGGAGGAAGGGTATGGCCATGCGGGTGTTAATTATTGA
- a CDS encoding B12-binding domain-containing radical SAM protein, whose protein sequence is MGIVVINRNFSLNSLHGFPHEKTALLINPPVYDTQYWSEWSQPAGLLRIGAWLKKCGYKRVELFDFLETDAERKVPRHRINPEEKYDLPGKEPNSPIKPIVISKDGEELRLYKYHFGKTWREFEIWMDGQGFTAQNPPDEIWISAIMTYWWEAVRDLIARLKYRFDRKTTVILGGVYPTLVPEHAATMTQADIIVVGEVAEASDMWTDLSLYPKPPNYAIITPNRGCIYNCSYCAQRTLNGGHRQVRQRPPEDVVKEMYFKYESYGIREFAFYADALLHDYENGFQRILEILIERKAPFRLHAPEGLDVRALSQSQRLLELMKAAHMEKIYLPLESIAQTQLTRLGRRHVTLEHFVKAAKMAERAGFRLRNLEVNAFVLYGLPEEKIEEVVQTIIFVSEVVGSIIPMLFAPVPGTKIYNTYLSYITERGWDKNLHMLNGKLYPFLELNEGTLSDYIDLQRLMFTLNTHYRSKSFQLFGPTKVSKTFRELLNSDVGELIKEYKEVDV, encoded by the coding sequence ATGGGCATCGTTGTAATCAATAGAAATTTTTCCTTAAACTCCCTTCACGGATTTCCCCATGAAAAAACAGCCCTGTTGATCAACCCTCCCGTTTATGATACCCAATACTGGTCGGAGTGGTCACAACCAGCAGGTCTTTTGCGTATTGGGGCTTGGCTAAAAAAATGCGGTTATAAGCGGGTTGAGCTTTTTGATTTCTTGGAAACGGATGCCGAACGAAAAGTTCCCCGACATCGTATTAACCCCGAGGAGAAGTACGATTTACCAGGTAAGGAACCCAATTCGCCTATTAAGCCAATAGTAATTAGCAAAGATGGGGAAGAGCTACGTTTATATAAATATCATTTTGGCAAAACCTGGCGGGAATTTGAAATCTGGATGGATGGCCAGGGATTTACTGCTCAAAACCCCCCTGATGAGATCTGGATTTCGGCCATTATGACTTATTGGTGGGAGGCTGTACGGGATCTTATAGCCAGACTCAAATACCGTTTTGACCGCAAGACTACCGTAATTTTAGGGGGAGTTTACCCTACCCTTGTTCCTGAGCACGCAGCTACCATGACTCAGGCAGATATTATTGTAGTAGGTGAGGTAGCCGAGGCCAGTGATATGTGGACGGATCTTTCGCTCTATCCCAAACCTCCTAATTATGCAATTATTACTCCTAACCGGGGGTGTATTTACAACTGTAGTTATTGCGCCCAGCGCACCCTTAACGGTGGGCACCGCCAGGTACGCCAGCGCCCGCCGGAAGACGTAGTGAAGGAGATGTATTTTAAGTACGAGAGTTACGGTATCCGGGAGTTCGCCTTTTATGCCGATGCTTTGCTGCACGATTATGAAAACGGGTTTCAACGCATTTTAGAAATCCTAATTGAAAGAAAAGCGCCTTTTCGCCTTCATGCTCCTGAGGGATTAGATGTAAGAGCTTTAAGCCAATCTCAGCGTCTTTTGGAGCTCATGAAAGCAGCCCATATGGAAAAGATCTATCTTCCTTTAGAAAGTATCGCCCAAACCCAACTTACCAGACTGGGCCGGAGACATGTTACTCTGGAGCATTTCGTAAAGGCGGCCAAGATGGCTGAGAGGGCGGGGTTTAGGTTAAGGAACTTAGAGGTTAATGCCTTTGTACTCTACGGTCTTCCGGAAGAAAAAATTGAAGAGGTAGTTCAGACCATTATCTTCGTTTCTGAAGTTGTGGGTTCGATTATACCCATGCTTTTCGCCCCAGTTCCAGGGACAAAAATTTATAATACCTACCTCTCCTATATTACCGAGCGGGGCTGGGATAAGAACTTACATATGCTTAATGGCAAGCTCTACCCTTTTTTAGAACTCAACGAAGGTACGTTATCTGATTATATAGACCTCCAACGTTTGATGTTTACCCTTAATACCCATTACCGTAGCAAATCTTTTCAGCTTTTCGGGCCAACAAAGGTAAGTAAAACCTTTCGGGAACTCCTGAATAGCGATGTTGGTGAGTTAATAAAGGAGTATAAGGAAGTTGATGTTTGA
- a CDS encoding DUF3800 domain-containing protein, whose protein sequence is MYAGRGLETITARKRFRLYIDESGDHSYGRKEQQNLTITMKNKELAFSIDYYPELKEIQKRYLGLLGCIVEYEAYRTSFYPSLEALKQKHFPHSPDDPIILHRKELVNKEGPFWRLRQPEKEEQFNNDLLTFLQEQRYVLIVVVIDKKSHIERYGNAAYHPYHYCMAAMLERYCGFLNFYNAQGDVLAESRGKTEDQELRKAYQYLYNSGTQFRDATFFQKTLTSKEIKLKPKTANIAGLQVADILAYPLKQQILLENGRIEPEVFRGKFGEQIVATVENKLNRHHYSGKIEGYGKVFLK, encoded by the coding sequence TTGTATGCAGGGAGAGGATTAGAAACGATCACCGCAAGAAAGCGATTCAGGCTCTACATTGACGAGTCCGGGGATCACTCGTATGGGAGAAAAGAGCAACAAAATTTAACTATTACAATGAAAAATAAAGAGTTAGCGTTTTCTATTGATTATTACCCGGAACTAAAAGAAATTCAAAAAAGATATTTAGGGTTGCTTGGTTGTATTGTAGAATATGAGGCATACCGTACCTCTTTTTACCCGTCCCTGGAGGCCTTAAAGCAAAAGCATTTTCCGCATAGTCCAGATGACCCTATAATTCTTCACCGTAAGGAGTTAGTCAATAAAGAAGGGCCATTTTGGCGGCTGCGGCAACCGGAAAAGGAAGAACAGTTTAATAACGACTTACTCACCTTCCTTCAAGAGCAGCGTTATGTGTTAATTGTGGTTGTAATTGACAAAAAGTCCCATATAGAGCGTTATGGCAATGCCGCCTATCATCCCTACCATTATTGCATGGCGGCAATGCTTGAGCGCTACTGTGGTTTCTTAAATTTTTATAATGCCCAGGGAGATGTTTTGGCGGAAAGCCGGGGAAAAACAGAGGATCAGGAACTAAGGAAAGCTTATCAATATCTTTATAACTCCGGGACACAGTTTAGGGATGCAACCTTTTTCCAAAAGACTTTAACGAGTAAAGAAATCAAACTCAAACCAAAAACTGCTAATATTGCCGGGTTGCAGGTTGCTGATATTTTGGCCTACCCTTTAAAGCAGCAAATATTGTTGGAAAATGGCAGAATTGAGCCAGAGGTTTTCAGGGGCAAATTTGGAGAGCAAATAGTAGCTACAGTGGAAAATAAGCTTAATCGCCACCATTATTCCGGAAAGATCGAGGGATATGGTAAAGTGTTTTTAAAATAA
- a CDS encoding MASE3 domain-containing protein — MISQLAHVFQAISRHGRQQFRNIVLGAAVILALYLTARYNYLLFHSLVEGFAIIVAVLIYVLSTLTYRYSHHNFLFFLGTAYLFVAILDFFHLLAYQGMGVFPGYGPDPPTQLWIAGRYVEAISLFLALFLARRSFSRPLVFGTYAAVTGLLLVLILGLRFFPACFVEGQGLTTFKVASEYLISVLLVGSIKGLSRLHKENSRPEYRTLMLAMAVTVLSELSFTLYTDVYGVMNMVGHLFKVLSYYLVYRGVVSAGLEAPYDTIFHDLQARTAEAKKQAEVAATQLGHIQAVLYCSPDGICTLDREHTITTWSQGTEKITGYPARETLGRKCREILRHTLPNGEPLCGTSVCALCRAFQGEHVEGLEVYITSRDGRVVPLQISAAPVEVPGRETGEIVQVFHDLTALKTQMAAVERANQAKSEFLATMSHELRTPLNAVIGFGELLREESARLNERQARYASNIVTAGQHLLSLINDILDLSKVEAGKATWEEGPFNPAELLQNAASLLRERVEEAGLQIELDLSPTLPTSAYGDERKLKQVVYNLLANAIKFTPAGRKIGLRAASEGDRLQVSVWDEGIGLPPDKLEAIFQPFYQIDTGPARRYPGTGLGLSIVRQFIELGGGTIQAANRPGGGACFTFTLPIRQVGDTVVIGRLGGAGAEAAATAAGAVTPIESWRPPASKGMALIIEDDAGLAALFCSYLEEMGYAPQVARDAQETFACLERERPSLITLDILLPGESGWDILVALQQHEDWRSIPVIIISVLPEKEKGMALGAAAYLVKPVDQEKLYFTVAQVLSRQGSAPRAGEGAPRVLIVDDEPSAVEIMTGYLQARGLNIAGAYSAATGLARAVQWQPDVIILDLLMPEASGFEFLHQKEQNPAIRSIPVIVLTVKSLTPEERQYLARCTSAVYSKVDLFKGEFLEQLQKVIDKGPLAGKEGEVFDTKRCV, encoded by the coding sequence ATGATCTCCCAGTTAGCGCATGTCTTCCAGGCTATCTCCAGGCATGGTCGGCAGCAGTTCAGGAATATTGTCTTGGGCGCAGCGGTGATCCTTGCCCTTTACCTAACGGCCAGGTATAATTATCTTTTGTTTCATTCTCTTGTGGAAGGATTTGCCATCATTGTTGCCGTTTTAATCTATGTCTTGTCCACCCTGACCTACCGCTATTCCCACCATAATTTTTTGTTCTTCCTGGGCACCGCCTATCTCTTTGTGGCCATCCTTGACTTTTTCCACCTGTTGGCCTACCAGGGCATGGGGGTGTTCCCGGGCTATGGCCCCGACCCGCCCACCCAGTTATGGATTGCCGGCCGGTATGTGGAAGCGATATCCCTTTTTTTGGCGCTCTTTCTGGCCCGCCGCTCTTTCTCCCGCCCCCTGGTTTTCGGGACCTACGCCGCGGTTACCGGCCTGCTGTTGGTCCTTATTCTCGGGCTGCGGTTTTTCCCTGCCTGCTTCGTCGAAGGTCAGGGCCTCACCACCTTCAAGGTGGCCAGCGAGTACCTTATTTCCGTGCTCCTGGTAGGCAGCATCAAGGGGCTTTCCCGGCTACATAAAGAAAACAGCCGCCCTGAGTACCGGACCCTGATGCTCGCCATGGCCGTCACGGTCCTTTCCGAGTTGAGCTTCACCCTGTATACTGATGTCTACGGGGTTATGAACATGGTGGGGCACCTCTTCAAGGTACTCTCCTACTACCTGGTGTATCGGGGCGTTGTGTCGGCCGGCCTGGAGGCGCCGTACGATACCATTTTCCATGACCTGCAGGCCAGGACCGCGGAAGCTAAAAAGCAGGCGGAAGTGGCGGCCACCCAGTTGGGCCACATCCAGGCAGTGCTTTATTGCTCTCCCGACGGCATCTGCACCCTGGACCGGGAGCATACGATTACGACCTGGAGCCAGGGTACGGAGAAGATCACGGGATACCCGGCCCGGGAGACCCTGGGGCGGAAATGCCGGGAGATCCTGCGCCATACCCTGCCCAACGGCGAACCGCTCTGTGGTACGTCCGTGTGCGCCCTCTGCCGGGCTTTCCAGGGCGAGCATGTTGAAGGCCTGGAGGTCTACATCACCAGCCGGGACGGCCGCGTGGTCCCTTTGCAAATTAGTGCAGCCCCGGTGGAGGTGCCGGGCAGGGAAACCGGGGAAATCGTCCAGGTGTTCCACGACCTTACAGCTCTCAAGACGCAGATGGCCGCGGTGGAAAGGGCTAACCAGGCTAAAAGCGAGTTCCTGGCCACCATGTCCCATGAGCTGCGCACCCCTCTCAACGCAGTCATCGGCTTTGGGGAGCTCCTGCGGGAGGAGAGCGCCAGGCTAAATGAGAGGCAAGCCAGGTATGCCAGCAACATTGTTACTGCGGGCCAGCACCTTTTGAGCCTCATCAATGACATCCTGGACCTTTCTAAGGTGGAGGCCGGGAAAGCCACCTGGGAGGAAGGGCCTTTCAACCCCGCGGAACTTTTGCAGAATGCCGCCAGCCTCTTGCGGGAGCGGGTAGAGGAAGCCGGCCTGCAAATAGAGCTCGACCTGAGCCCCACCCTGCCGACAAGTGCTTACGGCGACGAGCGCAAGCTAAAGCAGGTGGTGTATAACCTGCTGGCCAACGCCATCAAGTTTACCCCTGCGGGCCGGAAGATCGGCCTGCGGGCGGCCAGCGAGGGAGACCGGCTGCAGGTGAGCGTCTGGGATGAAGGCATCGGCCTGCCTCCTGATAAGCTGGAAGCCATTTTCCAACCCTTTTACCAGATAGATACCGGGCCGGCCCGCCGCTATCCGGGCACCGGGCTGGGGCTTTCCATTGTCAGGCAGTTTATCGAGCTGGGCGGCGGAACGATCCAGGCAGCCAACCGGCCGGGTGGCGGGGCCTGCTTTACCTTTACCCTGCCGATACGGCAAGTGGGGGATACAGTGGTTATCGGCCGGCTGGGCGGGGCAGGGGCCGAGGCAGCGGCCACGGCGGCAGGTGCAGTTACCCCTATCGAGTCATGGCGGCCGCCGGCCTCTAAAGGGATGGCTTTGATCATTGAAGACGATGCTGGGTTGGCTGCACTTTTCTGCAGTTACCTGGAGGAAATGGGCTATGCTCCCCAGGTGGCCCGGGATGCCCAGGAGACTTTTGCCTGCCTGGAGCGCGAGCGTCCCTCCCTCATTACCTTGGATATCCTGCTCCCCGGGGAAAGCGGCTGGGATATCTTGGTGGCCCTCCAGCAGCATGAGGATTGGCGCTCCATCCCGGTGATCATTATTTCCGTGCTGCCGGAGAAGGAAAAGGGTATGGCCCTGGGCGCGGCAGCATATCTAGTAAAACCAGTAGACCAGGAAAAACTGTATTTTACTGTGGCCCAGGTTTTGAGCCGCCAGGGGAGTGCCCCGCGGGCGGGCGAAGGGGCACCCCGGGTATTGATTGTTGATGATGAGCCGAGCGCCGTAGAAATCATGACAGGTTACCTGCAGGCCCGGGGGCTGAACATAGCCGGGGCATATAGTGCGGCCACCGGCCTGGCGCGGGCTGTCCAGTGGCAACCCGACGTGATCATCCTGGACCTGCTGATGCCGGAGGCCAGCGGTTTTGAGTTTCTGCACCAAAAGGAGCAAAACCCGGCCATTCGCTCCATCCCGGTGATCGTCCTTACCGTTAAGTCCCTCACCCCTGAGGAGCGGCAGTACCTGGCCCGCTGCACCTCGGCTGTGTACAGCAAGGTTGACCTGTTTAAGGGTGAATTTCTGGAGCAACTCCAGAAAGTTATTGATAAGGGGCCCCTTGCCGGGAAGGAAGGAGAAGTATTTGACACTAAACGGTGCGTTTAA
- a CDS encoding GntR family transcriptional regulator — protein sequence MSSHLGNWGDSVVNLEGPVPAYHQIKHDLQQKILNNELKPDDRVPSEETLARNYGVSRMTARHAISELVNQGYLYRVHGKGTFVSRPKIERSYAPLTGFIDDMRERGIRPSSKLLGLRQVIPDPELRSKLHLSPGIKVYQITRLRYANAEPIVIQVACLPQPLCPGLETEDLENNSLYAVLEKRYDIHLDRAQQRLEATRSTPEQARLLQIRPGDPLLYVYRLSFLADGTPVEFVESWYRSDRYAFEVTLYKDWGVAPK from the coding sequence GTGTCTAGTCATCTTGGTAATTGGGGTGACAGCGTGGTCAACCTCGAAGGGCCGGTGCCGGCCTACCATCAAATTAAACATGACTTGCAACAAAAGATACTTAACAATGAGCTCAAACCCGATGACCGGGTGCCTTCCGAAGAAACCCTGGCAAGAAATTACGGGGTTAGTCGTATGACTGCCCGTCATGCTATTAGTGAATTGGTGAACCAGGGTTATCTTTACCGGGTGCACGGGAAGGGTACCTTTGTTTCCCGCCCCAAAATCGAACGCAGTTATGCGCCACTTACGGGTTTCATTGATGATATGCGGGAACGTGGCATTCGCCCCTCTAGTAAACTCCTTGGATTAAGGCAGGTGATACCCGACCCGGAGTTGCGGAGCAAATTACATCTTTCACCCGGCATAAAAGTTTATCAAATCACGCGCCTGCGTTATGCTAATGCAGAGCCCATTGTCATCCAGGTTGCCTGCCTGCCCCAACCCCTCTGCCCGGGATTGGAAACAGAAGACCTGGAAAATAATTCTTTATATGCCGTACTGGAAAAACGATATGATATTCACCTGGATAGGGCCCAGCAGCGCCTGGAAGCCACCAGGTCAACACCCGAGCAAGCCCGCCTCCTGCAAATTCGTCCAGGAGACCCCTTGCTTTATGTCTACCGTCTGAGTTTTTTGGCCGATGGTACACCTGTTGAATTTGTGGAATCCTGGTACCGCAGTGACCGTTACGCTTTTGAAGTTACTCTCTATAAGGATTGGGGCGTTGCCCCCAAGTGA
- a CDS encoding N-6 DNA methylase has protein sequence MSLDILETERIIKEEAPRVAALIRQAGIGGNEEQFRQRVAPAIEEFGRRLGLNFHTEHERTLLNGRADTVYNRLVVEYERPRSLNKSNKTRSNRHALDQVKQYIDALHRLERHRRERLAGVVLDGTYYIFARYKEDRWLEDDPLPVSPASTERFLRYLTSLSTEKAVTPDKLIDDFGENTVISRKVVSTFYKAVIQSYSSRVKVLFDQWSRQFREICGYAENSSKLEIGAVARRFGVQSTRVETLPFFFALHTYYATFIKILAMQVVTYYAFPRLGTGLAQVASFPPDELLKYLRKNLQEGGIFREFGLKNFLEGDFFNWYLDTWDEAIASALSSLIATLADYSLVTLDVDPEETRDLLKKLYQQLVPASLRHNLGEYYTPDWLAERLLNQLEAGKFQGDLNKKILDPACGSGTFLVLAIRKMREYALEKMIPESQVLEKILEGVVGFDLNPLAVISARTNYLLAIGDLLAHRRGEVDIPVYLADSILTPSEEQNPLKSMQQNAVSFKAAEPVGTFTLPKSLVDASYVDRLTGLLEEGVRDKLSLAQFHRRLLASFPLLGGQDERDIALVENLYQKLLDLEAGGLNGIWASIIKNAFQPLFRQNYFDYVVGNPPWVNWESLPEDYRADTKFLWEYYGLFPHGGMDTILGKGKKDISMLLTYVAMDRYLKPQGKLGFVITQSVFKTSGAGQGFRRFKLPGEVPVRVMFVDDLSELQPFEGASNRTSIVILQKGMPNRYPVGYNYWRKSGRGNRISPDLDLDEVLRRVRVMQFAAGPVAADDPTSAWLTGREKAIKAVKKIIGLSEYKAHEGVNSGGANGVYWVEIVGRRPDGLVVVSNITEGTKREVEEVTAAIEPDLLYPLLRGRDVRKWQARPSAWIIMAQDPVRRRGIPEDEMVERYPRTYSYLKRFEEVLRERAAFKRYFIRKDRNGNVIETGPFYSMFDVGDYTFNPYKVVWPNIASKIEAAVIDKLLDGKVLLPQHIVTLIACGEPAEAHYLCALMNSSTVNFALQSYSMKGGKSFGDPHILENVAIPIFDPTNKLHFTLASLSQKAHTMVVNGDNKALAEIEEEIDLLAARLWGLTEAELKDIKDSLAELA, from the coding sequence ATGTCCTTAGATATTTTAGAAACCGAGCGTATCATTAAAGAAGAAGCCCCCAGGGTAGCCGCCCTGATCAGGCAGGCCGGAATAGGGGGTAACGAAGAGCAGTTCCGGCAAAGGGTGGCCCCGGCCATTGAGGAATTTGGGCGGCGCCTGGGTCTTAATTTTCACACCGAACATGAACGTACATTACTAAATGGCAGGGCCGATACGGTTTACAATCGATTGGTGGTGGAATATGAAAGGCCCCGCTCCCTTAATAAGAGCAATAAGACCCGGTCCAACCGTCATGCCCTGGACCAGGTGAAGCAGTATATTGACGCGTTACACCGTCTCGAGCGACATCGGCGAGAGCGTTTGGCGGGGGTGGTACTGGACGGTACATACTATATCTTTGCCCGTTACAAAGAGGACCGCTGGTTGGAGGACGACCCCTTACCGGTGAGCCCGGCCTCCACCGAGCGCTTCTTACGCTATCTCACTTCTTTAAGTACCGAAAAAGCGGTAACTCCTGATAAGCTGATAGATGATTTTGGCGAGAATACCGTTATTTCTCGGAAAGTGGTCAGTACTTTCTATAAGGCCGTAATCCAGAGTTATTCTTCGCGGGTAAAAGTGCTCTTTGACCAGTGGTCCCGGCAGTTCAGAGAGATCTGCGGTTATGCCGAGAATTCCTCCAAGCTGGAGATAGGAGCAGTAGCCCGCCGTTTTGGGGTCCAGAGCACTCGGGTCGAAACCCTACCCTTTTTCTTTGCCCTGCATACCTACTACGCCACTTTTATCAAGATCCTGGCCATGCAGGTGGTGACTTACTATGCTTTTCCCCGCCTTGGCACGGGGCTGGCCCAGGTAGCAAGTTTCCCTCCAGATGAACTCCTCAAGTATCTGCGCAAAAACCTGCAGGAAGGTGGCATATTCCGCGAGTTCGGCTTAAAGAATTTCCTGGAGGGGGATTTTTTCAACTGGTATTTAGATACCTGGGATGAGGCCATAGCTTCTGCCTTGAGCAGCCTTATCGCGACCCTCGCCGATTATTCTCTCGTAACCCTGGATGTTGACCCTGAGGAAACCCGTGACCTTTTAAAAAAGCTCTACCAGCAGCTGGTGCCAGCCAGCCTGCGGCACAACCTGGGTGAGTATTACACCCCTGATTGGCTGGCCGAGAGGCTTCTAAACCAACTGGAAGCCGGGAAATTCCAGGGGGATTTAAATAAAAAGATCCTTGATCCGGCCTGTGGCTCGGGTACCTTCCTGGTTCTGGCCATCCGTAAGATGCGGGAGTACGCCCTGGAAAAAATGATCCCTGAAAGTCAGGTGCTGGAAAAGATCTTGGAAGGTGTGGTGGGCTTTGACCTTAACCCTCTGGCGGTGATTTCTGCCCGTACAAATTATTTATTAGCCATAGGTGATCTACTGGCTCACCGGCGAGGAGAAGTAGACATCCCTGTTTACCTGGCCGACTCGATCTTAACTCCCAGTGAGGAACAGAACCCGCTAAAATCCATGCAGCAAAATGCCGTCTCCTTTAAGGCGGCCGAGCCGGTGGGCACCTTTACCCTCCCCAAATCGCTGGTGGATGCCAGCTATGTTGACCGGCTGACTGGCCTTCTGGAAGAGGGTGTAAGGGATAAACTATCTCTAGCGCAATTCCACCGGCGTCTATTAGCCAGTTTTCCCCTCCTGGGGGGTCAGGACGAGAGGGATATAGCCCTGGTGGAGAACCTCTACCAAAAGCTATTAGATTTAGAGGCAGGCGGCCTTAACGGCATCTGGGCAAGTATTATCAAGAATGCCTTCCAGCCTCTTTTCCGGCAAAATTACTTTGACTATGTGGTAGGTAATCCTCCCTGGGTAAATTGGGAAAGCCTGCCGGAAGACTACCGGGCGGACACCAAATTTCTCTGGGAGTATTATGGCCTCTTTCCCCACGGCGGCATGGATACCATCCTGGGCAAGGGCAAGAAGGATATCTCTATGTTGCTTACTTATGTGGCAATGGATCGCTACCTCAAGCCACAGGGGAAACTCGGTTTTGTGATTACTCAATCGGTATTTAAAACCTCGGGAGCCGGCCAGGGGTTCAGGCGGTTTAAGCTACCTGGAGAGGTTCCCGTACGGGTTATGTTTGTAGATGACCTTTCCGAACTACAGCCCTTTGAGGGCGCCAGCAATCGCACCAGCATTGTTATCCTGCAAAAGGGTATGCCTAACCGCTACCCGGTAGGCTATAATTACTGGCGTAAATCAGGTAGGGGTAATAGAATCTCTCCCGATCTGGACCTGGACGAAGTACTCAGACGTGTACGGGTTATGCAGTTTGCTGCCGGGCCGGTGGCGGCCGATGATCCTACCTCAGCTTGGCTTACCGGCAGAGAAAAGGCAATAAAGGCGGTCAAAAAAATTATAGGGCTTTCGGAATACAAAGCTCATGAAGGGGTTAATTCTGGCGGGGCCAACGGCGTCTACTGGGTGGAGATTGTGGGTCGGCGGCCGGACGGCCTGGTGGTAGTGAGCAATATTACCGAGGGGACGAAGAGGGAAGTGGAGGAAGTCACGGCTGCCATCGAGCCGGACCTTCTATACCCCCTCCTGCGCGGCCGGGACGTACGTAAATGGCAGGCCAGGCCTTCGGCTTGGATAATTATGGCTCAGGACCCGGTAAGACGCCGCGGGATCCCTGAAGATGAGATGGTCGAACGTTACCCCAGGACTTACAGTTACCTAAAGCGGTTTGAGGAGGTTTTGCGAGAAAGAGCGGCTTTTAAACGTTACTTTATTCGCAAGGACCGTAACGGGAATGTTATAGAGACAGGGCCTTTTTATTCCATGTTTGATGTAGGCGATTATACATTTAACCCGTACAAAGTGGTGTGGCCTAATATTGCTTCAAAAATAGAAGCAGCTGTTATTGATAAGCTGCTGGATGGGAAAGTATTACTGCCACAGCATATTGTGACGCTTATCGCTTGTGGTGAACCCGCGGAAGCTCATTACCTTTGTGCTTTGATGAACTCCAGTACGGTCAACTTCGCCTTGCAATCATACTCAATGAAAGGTGGCAAAAGCTTTGGCGACCCACATATTTTAGAGAACGTAGCAATTCCCATTTTTGACCCAACGAATAAGCTACACTTTACCCTTGCCTCCCTTTCACAAAAGGCCCATACTATGGTAGTAAATGGCGACAATAAGGCTCTGGCAGAGATAGAAGAAGAAATAGACCTGCTGGCAGCCCGACTTTGGGGATTGACTGAAGCCGAATTAAAAGATATTAAGGATTCCCTGGCAGAACTCGCTTAA